In Treponema sp. OMZ 798, the following proteins share a genomic window:
- the ychF gene encoding redox-regulated ATPase YchF, which yields MAINCGIVGLPNVGKSTIFSALTSAPAEAANYPFCTINPNVGIVSLPDARLKKLAEHFNPKKIIPATVEFVDIAGLVKGASKGEGLGNQFLSHIREVGVIAHVVRCFDNDDIVHVAGKIDPASDIETINIELALADLASLDKRAERAEKASRMGKEAQKEAAVVMRAIEKIRPLLQEGRGARLADLTDDEREAIYDTHLITMKPQMYVCNVDETGAQDSNPYVAAVKKIAEAEGADTVIICGKFEAELADLESEEERLSFLEEVGLEESGLSQLARAAYHLIGLRTFFTAGEDECRAWTIHAGDTAPKAAGVIHTDFEKGFIKAEVYSFDDFVKYGSEQKIKEAGRYRQEGKAYVVNDGDVMFFKFNV from the coding sequence ATGGCTATAAATTGCGGAATTGTGGGTTTACCCAATGTAGGAAAATCGACTATATTTTCGGCCCTCACAAGTGCGCCGGCTGAGGCCGCTAACTATCCCTTTTGTACAATAAATCCCAATGTGGGAATTGTAAGTTTACCCGATGCCCGTTTAAAAAAATTGGCAGAACATTTTAACCCTAAAAAGATAATTCCTGCAACCGTAGAATTTGTGGATATTGCAGGTCTTGTAAAGGGAGCCTCAAAAGGAGAAGGTTTAGGCAATCAGTTTTTATCTCACATCAGAGAAGTAGGAGTTATCGCCCACGTTGTACGCTGTTTTGATAATGACGACATTGTTCATGTTGCAGGAAAAATAGATCCTGCCTCGGATATCGAAACCATAAATATCGAACTTGCTCTTGCAGATCTTGCAAGTTTGGATAAAAGAGCCGAGCGTGCCGAAAAAGCGAGCCGTATGGGAAAGGAGGCTCAAAAAGAAGCCGCTGTCGTAATGCGTGCCATCGAAAAAATCCGCCCCCTCTTACAAGAAGGAAGGGGAGCCCGTCTTGCCGACTTAACCGATGATGAAAGGGAAGCAATCTATGACACTCATCTGATTACGATGAAGCCTCAAATGTATGTTTGCAATGTAGATGAAACAGGGGCACAAGACAGTAATCCCTATGTGGCCGCGGTTAAAAAGATTGCGGAAGCCGAGGGAGCCGATACGGTAATTATCTGCGGAAAGTTTGAAGCCGAGCTTGCCGACCTTGAAAGCGAAGAAGAACGATTAAGCTTTTTAGAAGAGGTAGGCTTAGAGGAATCGGGCCTTTCACAGCTTGCAAGGGCTGCCTATCACTTGATAGGATTAAGAACCTTTTTTACAGCCGGAGAAGATGAGTGCCGTGCATGGACAATTCATGCAGGTGATACGGCTCCAAAGGCTGCCGGAGTTATTCATACCGATTTTGAAAAGGGCTTTATAAAGGCGGAAGTATACAGCTTTGATGACTTTGTAAAATATGGCAGTGAGCAAAAGATAAAAGAAGCAGGACGTTACCGTCAAGAAGGAAAGGCCTATGTGGTAAACGACGGAGATGTTATGTTCTTTAAGTTTAACGTTTAA
- the sppA gene encoding signal peptide peptidase SppA, protein MQENQEQRKRPGFFRTLFRGINILRLIIINIVFFFFFFTFLGVMGTIPSNTKAVIRVPNEAVLKINPSGIISEKEADIFSAGIPGIGKKSVVLVSDIVKAVKNAAVDRRITGLYLDFSELAGLSSGHLSELGAALSSFKNSGKKIYAYSVGYSIPSYFLASYADRIGIDPLGEVSFAGFASRPVFFKGLEEKFGIKWNVIQAGAYKGMAETYSRDTLSENVRSNLKSMFDNLWEKYTSDIAANRNISPEKIRIFAQNNNALIKKYAGNGAKAALEEGFVTDIASVDEFAANIGFADSKTFSVSVNTIDYVSYNANFAEMPSQNSIGIIHVNGAITSIGTGPIDEAAVSYKIVELFDMALEDPTVKAIVLRVNSGGGEVFASEEIRRAVDRAKASGKPVVVSMGSVAASGAYWISSSADYIFASPYTITGSIGVLATAPSFKEAVKKYLGITSDLVYSGQKPSYSVLEDPSQEEKEVRQLEVMHIYKTFIETVAKGRSLPEKTVAELAGGRVYSGEQALNLKLVDALGSLNEAAKYAAELANIKDQYSVKEIKKPLPLTEALVKSILEDLNASAISQMNFVDLKAFTDFLNLKSKKGIYVYSPEYLIWEN, encoded by the coding sequence ATGCAGGAAAATCAAGAACAAAGAAAGCGTCCGGGCTTTTTTAGAACTCTTTTTAGAGGAATAAATATTTTACGCTTGATAATAATAAACATCGTTTTCTTCTTTTTCTTTTTTACATTTTTAGGGGTTATGGGAACTATTCCCTCAAATACAAAGGCCGTAATCCGAGTACCTAATGAGGCTGTTTTAAAGATAAATCCTTCCGGTATTATTTCAGAAAAGGAAGCGGATATTTTTTCGGCCGGTATTCCCGGAATTGGGAAAAAATCGGTTGTCCTCGTTTCGGATATTGTAAAAGCCGTAAAAAATGCTGCTGTCGATAGGCGTATAACCGGCCTTTATTTGGACTTTTCGGAATTGGCAGGCCTGTCATCCGGACATTTAAGCGAGTTAGGGGCGGCTTTAAGTTCCTTTAAAAATTCCGGTAAAAAGATATATGCCTATTCTGTAGGCTATTCGATTCCGTCTTACTTTTTAGCATCCTATGCAGACCGTATCGGAATTGACCCCTTAGGAGAAGTTTCCTTTGCAGGATTTGCCTCCCGCCCTGTATTCTTTAAAGGTTTGGAAGAAAAATTCGGTATTAAGTGGAATGTGATACAGGCCGGAGCCTACAAGGGGATGGCCGAAACCTATTCCAGAGATACTCTTTCCGAAAATGTAAGATCCAATTTAAAATCCATGTTCGATAATTTGTGGGAAAAATACACCTCGGACATCGCCGCCAATCGAAATATATCCCCCGAAAAAATTAGGATCTTCGCACAAAATAACAATGCTCTTATAAAAAAATATGCGGGCAACGGAGCAAAGGCTGCTTTAGAAGAGGGCTTTGTTACGGACATAGCCTCAGTTGATGAATTTGCCGCAAACATAGGTTTTGCCGACAGTAAGACATTTTCGGTCAGTGTAAATACAATAGACTATGTTTCTTATAATGCAAATTTTGCAGAAATGCCTTCTCAAAATTCGATAGGAATTATTCATGTAAACGGAGCGATTACTTCTATTGGTACGGGCCCTATAGATGAGGCCGCCGTAAGCTATAAGATAGTCGAGCTTTTTGATATGGCCTTAGAAGATCCTACAGTAAAGGCCATCGTTTTAAGAGTAAATTCGGGAGGCGGAGAAGTTTTTGCTTCGGAAGAAATTAGGCGTGCTGTCGATAGGGCTAAGGCCTCAGGAAAACCGGTTGTAGTTTCGATGGGCTCTGTTGCAGCCTCAGGGGCTTATTGGATTTCTTCTTCAGCCGATTATATTTTTGCGAGCCCCTACACAATTACGGGATCAATCGGTGTATTGGCTACAGCCCCATCTTTTAAGGAAGCAGTAAAAAAATACCTCGGAATTACAAGCGATTTGGTTTACTCCGGTCAAAAACCTTCATATTCCGTCTTAGAAGATCCCTCGCAGGAAGAAAAAGAAGTGCGGCAGCTCGAAGTTATGCACATATATAAAACCTTTATCGAAACCGTAGCAAAAGGAAGAAGCCTTCCCGAAAAAACCGTTGCAGAGTTGGCAGGCGGCCGAGTCTATTCCGGTGAGCAGGCACTAAATTTAAAGTTAGTCGATGCCCTCGGCTCCTTGAACGAGGCTGCAAAATATGCTGCAGAGCTTGCAAATATAAAAGATCAATATTCCGTAAAAGAAATAAAAAAGCCCCTGCCTTTAACAGAGGCCTTAGTGAAGAGTATTTTAGAAGACCTTAATGCTTCGGCTATTTCGCAGATGAACTTTGTAGACCTCAAGGCGTTTACGGACTTTTTAAATTTGAAGTCAAAAAAAGGTATCTATGTTTACAGTCCCGAATACCTTATTTGGGAAAACTAA
- a CDS encoding ABC transporter ATP-binding protein has protein sequence MINAELKVKNLYKTYSIDTKKIEVTKNISFTAERGSMIWIYGNSGAGKSTFLNLITGIDYPDSGEIEWGDKNINKMNNGERAKFRLENCGLIFQFFELIKSQTVFDNASIPLKIQKKPKKEIKEKLMPLFEYFDLKDLIYKKPNELSGGEKQRVSIVRALSCNPKYILADEITSSLDSDRSNQVYEYLRKYLKEKNGVGIFVSHDPIIKNYADKIYRMVSGSLNETAGE, from the coding sequence ATGATAAACGCAGAGCTTAAAGTTAAAAACTTATATAAAACTTACAGTATTGACACAAAAAAAATTGAAGTTACAAAAAATATTTCGTTTACTGCCGAGCGGGGAAGTATGATTTGGATTTACGGTAATTCCGGGGCAGGGAAGTCCACATTTTTAAATCTAATTACAGGAATAGATTATCCCGATTCGGGAGAAATAGAATGGGGCGATAAAAATATAAATAAAATGAATAACGGCGAAAGAGCTAAATTCAGGCTTGAAAATTGCGGTCTTATTTTTCAATTTTTTGAATTGATAAAATCTCAAACCGTTTTTGATAATGCTTCCATACCTTTAAAAATTCAAAAAAAACCCAAAAAAGAAATAAAAGAAAAGCTCATGCCTTTGTTTGAATATTTTGATTTAAAAGATTTGATTTATAAAAAGCCTAATGAACTTTCAGGCGGAGAAAAACAAAGGGTTTCGATAGTAAGAGCTCTTTCCTGCAATCCAAAATACATTCTTGCTGATGAAATAACTTCTTCACTTGATTCGGATAGGTCAAATCAAGTTTATGAATATTTGCGTAAATACTTAAAAGAAAAAAACGGAGTGGGAATTTTTGTTTCGCATGATCCTATTATAAAAAATTATGCGGATAAGATTTATAGAATGGTCAGCGGTTCATTGAATGAAACCGCAGGAGAATAA
- a CDS encoding ABC transporter permease: MFLIKSAWDNIKFHKKRSILSILLIAIASAAILLYRGFVEYSEQGMAIGFIQESGHIQAAVKDFWDKKNTADLILTSNDLNKLKNVFEKIPEIANFDSVLNFQGIIGTENSSSIFWGSGYDEPHSLGAAEGVPVFEGDNTLVLGKGLFKSLGLNLENDNYVNIMSSMGEEGIAAGSFEVSGNIDTGVPQNDAGFLIASRKDILEFFGMPDTASYIRLYLKNDKDVEKVESKLNSIFKENNLNFEVRNWKTLNPSWHQISNLFNVQFTVISGILCILIFVALTQSLSASFMERIGEFGTMEAIGLKKSLLILVLILEVCILSLAGIIGGVLLSQAGNIITQTFDIKMNPPGSTSYYLLIFFITAKAVIKTQVFIFFTALISVIYPIYTIKKHSSIKLINYNIS, from the coding sequence ATGTTTTTAATAAAAAGTGCTTGGGATAATATTAAGTTTCACAAAAAGCGAAGCATTCTTTCCATATTATTAATTGCAATTGCCTCTGCTGCAATCTTATTATACAGAGGATTCGTAGAATATTCAGAACAAGGAATGGCAATAGGTTTTATACAAGAATCGGGGCATATTCAGGCTGCGGTTAAAGATTTTTGGGATAAAAAAAATACGGCAGATTTAATACTTACATCTAACGATTTGAATAAACTTAAAAATGTTTTTGAAAAAATACCCGAAATAGCAAATTTCGATTCTGTTCTAAATTTTCAAGGAATAATAGGCACGGAAAATTCTTCTTCAATATTTTGGGGCTCAGGATATGATGAACCTCACTCTTTAGGAGCAGCTGAAGGAGTCCCTGTTTTTGAAGGAGACAATACCCTTGTTCTCGGAAAAGGTTTATTTAAATCTCTCGGTTTGAATTTGGAAAATGATAATTATGTAAATATAATGTCGTCGATGGGAGAAGAAGGAATTGCAGCAGGTTCTTTCGAAGTTTCGGGAAATATAGATACAGGAGTTCCCCAAAACGATGCAGGCTTTTTAATTGCTTCCCGAAAAGATATTCTCGAATTTTTTGGTATGCCCGATACGGCTTCATATATAAGATTGTACTTAAAAAATGATAAGGATGTTGAAAAAGTTGAAAGTAAATTAAATTCTATTTTTAAAGAAAATAATTTAAACTTTGAAGTTAGAAACTGGAAAACGCTTAATCCTTCATGGCATCAGATAAGTAATCTATTTAATGTCCAGTTTACCGTAATAAGCGGAATCTTGTGTATTTTAATATTTGTAGCTTTAACACAAAGTCTTTCGGCAAGTTTTATGGAAAGGATAGGCGAATTCGGTACAATGGAAGCCATCGGCCTAAAAAAATCCTTGCTTATTTTGGTTTTAATTTTAGAAGTATGCATTTTATCGCTTGCAGGGATTATTGGAGGCGTTTTGCTATCGCAAGCAGGAAATATTATTACTCAAACCTTTGATATAAAAATGAATCCTCCGGGTTCAACTTCTTATTACTTATTAATTTTTTTTATTACAGCTAAGGCGGTAATAAAAACTCAAGTTTTTATATTTTTTACGGCTCTAATTTCGGTTATATATCCGATTTATACTATTAAAAAACATAGCAGTATAAAACTTATAAATTATAATATAAGTTAG
- the thyX gene encoding FAD-dependent thymidylate synthase — MAHCIAPEAEKILDKEFKVLDKGFIRLVDYMGTDARIVQAARVSYGEGTKTVREDAALIDYLLRNKHTSPFEQVVFTFHVKLPIFVARQWIRHRTARLNEISGRYSILKAEFYVPDGKDISLQSSDNKQGRMSEAVSQDLQNEVISSLQKQQEEVYDGYCKLLDKNIARELARINLPLSTYTEWYWQIDLHNLFHFLRLRMDAHAQKEIRDYAEVMFEICKTVAPLACASFERHEKNGVNFSAEELEAIHNLIAGKESGLKGKELERFNEKLKSGRQV; from the coding sequence ATGGCACATTGTATAGCTCCGGAAGCGGAAAAAATTTTGGATAAAGAGTTTAAGGTTCTTGATAAAGGTTTTATCAGATTGGTGGATTATATGGGTACTGATGCCCGCATAGTGCAGGCAGCCCGTGTTTCTTATGGAGAAGGCACTAAAACCGTACGGGAAGATGCCGCTTTAATAGACTACCTTTTGCGGAATAAGCATACCTCTCCATTTGAACAGGTGGTTTTTACCTTTCATGTAAAGCTGCCCATTTTTGTAGCCCGCCAGTGGATTAGGCACAGAACAGCCCGTCTGAACGAAATTTCCGGACGGTATTCCATCTTAAAAGCAGAGTTTTATGTACCCGACGGAAAGGATATCTCCTTGCAAAGCAGCGACAATAAACAAGGCCGAATGAGTGAGGCCGTTTCTCAAGACCTTCAAAATGAAGTTATAAGCTCTTTGCAAAAACAACAAGAAGAAGTTTATGACGGCTACTGTAAATTACTCGATAAAAATATAGCAAGGGAACTTGCCAGAATCAATCTCCCTCTTTCTACTTATACCGAATGGTATTGGCAAATAGACCTGCACAATCTTTTCCATTTTTTGCGGCTGCGCATGGATGCTCATGCACAAAAAGAAATCAGAGACTATGCCGAAGTTATGTTTGAAATTTGTAAAACTGTAGCACCTCTTGCCTGCGCTTCTTTTGAACGCCATGAAAAAAACGGAGTAAATTTTTCTGCAGAAGAACTTGAAGCTATACATAATTTGATAGCCGGAAAAGAAAGCGGGTTAAAAGGTAAAGAGCTTGAGCGTTTTAACGAAAAACTTAAGAGCGGAAGACAAGTATAA
- a CDS encoding TrkH family potassium uptake protein, with protein sequence MRKRDYFVVAAFALSLVLLFLQQFYSKTTSEIILHIIDIIILISVLAETFFAIRQEKYIRKYFQNNLVDFLAILIFTTVFIVFKIQISLNNNAEELNIVFDIFKNIFLFGKIIRLISKRAGLTAKIISNPAQTLIISFFMVIIIGSFLLMLPAASANGKPLNFLTTLFTSASAVCVTGLSVIDVSSELTIVGKFILIVLIQVGGLGIMVFSFFGMLAFRKKMTVSEKLTISYMVSEDDMSNLFKTLRVIVLSTFFIETLSAAFLFIGFSRILGFNLKALGFAFFHAISAFCNAGFALFSNNLESFTSDIIINLTIGFTIILGGISFAVIYDVLAKVKTNITNKFLKKKKSDYLMSVNTKMILSLTVFILFISFALFYLLEHRNTMKELSVGSQYLASFFQAITLRTAGFSTVSFMNLTNATLLFMIFIMFMGGAAGSTAGGIKLNTIAVVFAFFRSFLKNQKTVVIKNISVPEDQVKKAFLIFGFGLAAISVGIFLLTITESLPFLALLFETVSAFATVGLSTGVTAALSPAGKIVIIILMFIGRVGPLTFLTAAGTKQKNDDIEYPYGNIAIG encoded by the coding sequence ATGAGGAAGCGGGATTACTTTGTCGTTGCGGCTTTCGCTTTAAGCCTTGTTCTTTTATTTTTACAGCAATTTTATTCAAAAACTACTTCTGAAATTATTCTCCACATAATAGACATTATTATCCTTATCTCTGTACTTGCCGAAACCTTTTTTGCTATCAGACAAGAAAAGTATATACGCAAATATTTTCAAAATAATCTTGTAGACTTTTTAGCAATATTAATATTCACTACCGTATTTATTGTTTTTAAGATACAAATAAGTCTTAACAATAATGCAGAAGAATTAAATATTGTTTTTGATATTTTTAAAAACATATTTTTATTCGGAAAAATAATTAGATTAATAAGCAAGAGAGCCGGCTTAACTGCAAAAATTATTTCAAATCCTGCACAAACTTTGATTATTTCTTTTTTTATGGTTATAATCATCGGCAGTTTTTTACTTATGCTTCCTGCTGCTTCTGCAAACGGTAAACCTTTAAACTTTTTAACAACACTTTTTACCTCCGCATCTGCCGTATGCGTTACAGGCCTAAGCGTAATAGATGTTTCTTCCGAACTTACCATAGTAGGAAAATTTATTTTGATTGTTTTAATTCAAGTCGGCGGTTTAGGAATAATGGTTTTTTCATTTTTCGGAATGCTTGCCTTCCGGAAAAAAATGACTGTCAGTGAAAAACTTACAATCTCTTACATGGTGAGCGAAGATGACATGTCTAACCTTTTTAAAACATTAAGGGTAATTGTCTTATCTACTTTTTTTATAGAAACCTTAAGTGCAGCATTTTTATTTATAGGCTTTTCACGTATTTTAGGATTCAATCTTAAAGCCCTAGGTTTTGCATTTTTTCATGCAATATCCGCATTTTGTAATGCGGGGTTTGCTCTTTTTTCAAACAACTTGGAATCTTTTACCTCCGATATTATTATAAACCTCACAATAGGTTTTACAATAATTTTAGGCGGAATAAGTTTTGCCGTTATTTATGATGTTTTGGCTAAGGTTAAAACAAATATAACAAATAAGTTTTTGAAGAAAAAAAAGAGCGATTATTTAATGTCGGTAAATACAAAAATGATTTTAAGCCTTACAGTTTTTATTCTTTTTATTTCTTTTGCTCTTTTTTATTTACTTGAGCACCGCAATACTATGAAAGAATTATCAGTGGGAAGTCAATACCTTGCAAGTTTTTTTCAAGCTATAACATTGCGAACTGCAGGCTTTTCTACGGTTTCATTTATGAATTTAACAAATGCAACCTTACTTTTTATGATATTTATAATGTTCATGGGAGGAGCTGCAGGAAGTACAGCCGGAGGAATTAAGCTTAACACTATTGCGGTGGTGTTTGCTTTTTTTAGATCATTTTTAAAAAATCAAAAAACAGTTGTAATCAAAAATATTTCGGTACCTGAGGATCAGGTAAAAAAAGCTTTTTTAATTTTCGGCTTCGGACTCGCAGCAATTTCAGTTGGAATTTTTTTATTGACAATTACTGAAAGTCTTCCTTTTTTAGCATTATTGTTTGAAACCGTATCAGCCTTTGCAACAGTAGGTCTTTCTACGGGAGTAACCGCCGCTCTTTCACCAGCCGGAAAAATCGTAATAATAATTTTAATGTTCATCGGAAGGGTCGGTCCTTTAACTTTTTTAACTGCGGCCGGCACAAAACAAAAGAATGACGATATAGAATATCCTTATGGAAATATAGCTATAGGATAA
- a CDS encoding TrkA family potassium uptake protein — protein METNKNFAVIGLGEFGSRICEVLVDGGASVVAFDHDIQAVERIKKIVPAAMLVETTNEEALLKAPLDDVEVAIVAIGNNIEASVLTTTLLKQRDIPYVLARAVSPLHATVLRRVGANEVLNIEISAATRIARRLISPDVMDSITVTKDFSIREIIVPKFFIGKTVGALALKEKFNINLISLVRMDLDIDSVGNPVKQEAMHYPEDDFELREGDKLFLIGSNIKLEEFRNM, from the coding sequence ATGGAAACAAATAAAAACTTTGCTGTCATAGGTTTGGGAGAATTCGGATCAAGGATTTGTGAAGTTCTTGTAGACGGAGGAGCTTCAGTAGTGGCCTTTGATCATGATATTCAAGCAGTGGAAAGAATAAAAAAAATTGTTCCTGCAGCGATGCTTGTAGAAACAACAAATGAAGAAGCTCTTTTAAAAGCGCCCTTAGATGATGTAGAAGTTGCCATCGTAGCTATCGGCAATAATATAGAAGCAAGCGTTTTAACTACAACTCTTTTAAAACAAAGAGACATTCCCTATGTTTTAGCCCGTGCCGTTTCACCTCTTCATGCAACCGTTCTAAGAAGAGTCGGAGCGAACGAAGTTTTAAATATTGAAATATCGGCTGCAACAAGAATTGCAAGACGCCTTATTTCTCCCGATGTAATGGATTCAATTACGGTTACAAAAGATTTTTCGATAAGAGAAATTATTGTTCCGAAATTTTTTATCGGAAAAACCGTGGGCGCTCTTGCTTTAAAAGAAAAGTTCAATATAAATCTGATTTCCCTTGTAAGAATGGATTTGGATATAGATTCGGTTGGCAACCCCGTCAAACAGGAAGCTATGCATTATCCTGAAGATGATTTTGAGTTGAGAGAAGGTGACAAACTTTTTTTGATAGGCTCAAATATAAAGCTTGAAGAATTTAGAAATATGTAA
- a CDS encoding MoxR family ATPase: protein MIDTSYKTIIENFKAKMALRIVGQQELIEGILTAYIAGGHVLLEGVPGLAKTLIVKTFAELSNVSFKRIQFTPDLLPADLIGTLIYQQSIGKFSVRRGPVFANIILADEINRAPAKVQSALLEAMAEGQVTIGENSYSLPSPFFVLATQNPIEQEGTYPLPEAELDRFLLKLFVPYPSIQEEIDIVNKFSNLRPNQNMGQGPGLTSSVSPAEAILTPENLETLRNAVEQVKCSPEITSYIVSIIAATRPVKNVKQDDYIHGNYLSYILYGASPRAGIAIQKCAKVKALFSGRDYVIPEDVKAVAYAALRHRLKLSYEAAADNLTADDIIEKLLGIVPQP from the coding sequence ATGATTGATACAAGCTATAAAACTATAATAGAAAATTTTAAAGCAAAGATGGCTCTGCGCATTGTAGGTCAGCAAGAACTCATCGAAGGAATTTTAACTGCATATATTGCAGGAGGCCATGTGCTACTTGAAGGCGTGCCCGGCCTTGCAAAAACCCTCATAGTAAAAACCTTTGCAGAACTTTCCAATGTAAGTTTTAAGCGTATTCAATTTACTCCGGACCTTCTTCCTGCCGATTTGATAGGAACCTTGATTTATCAGCAAAGCATAGGAAAATTTTCTGTTAGAAGAGGACCCGTTTTTGCAAATATTATTTTGGCTGACGAAATAAACAGGGCGCCTGCAAAGGTGCAGTCTGCCCTTTTGGAAGCCATGGCCGAAGGGCAAGTCACAATCGGAGAAAATTCCTATTCCCTGCCTTCTCCCTTTTTTGTGCTTGCTACACAAAACCCAATCGAACAAGAGGGAACATATCCTCTTCCCGAAGCAGAGCTTGACCGCTTCTTGTTAAAACTATTTGTTCCTTATCCGTCTATTCAAGAAGAAATAGATATAGTAAATAAATTTTCAAACCTAAGACCGAATCAAAACATGGGACAAGGCCCCGGACTAACTTCGAGTGTCAGCCCTGCCGAAGCAATACTCACACCGGAAAACTTAGAAACTCTCCGGAATGCCGTAGAGCAGGTAAAATGTTCTCCCGAAATTACAAGCTATATAGTTTCAATCATTGCCGCAACAAGGCCTGTAAAAAATGTAAAGCAGGATGATTATATTCACGGGAATTACCTAAGCTATATTCTTTATGGAGCATCTCCGCGGGCCGGAATCGCTATTCAAAAATGTGCAAAGGTAAAAGCCCTATTTAGCGGAAGAGATTATGTAATACCCGAAGATGTAAAAGCTGTTGCCTACGCAGCTTTGAGGCATAGACTTAAACTTTCTTATGAAGCGGCTGCCGATAACTTGACCGCTGACGATATTATTGAAAAGCTTTTGGGAATTGTGCCCCAGCCGTAA
- a CDS encoding hemolysin family protein, which translates to MKFELALMTIEFIALLLCAFFFSASETAITAITRAEYKAIKKSRTKKSKTLAFLIEKKDEIVSATLIGTNFVNTLSSALITAFVIDMYGQQHIPAATAVTTVLIIIFAEILPKAIAAYNAVEITKTFLIPLSIVRLFFKPIVFIFSLMSNFIIKSVSKRRENQISDLSEDYLETLINISLADGTFQTGEHELIKRAVRLHELKLQSIMTKKEDIVGFDINSTPEKMISIFRKTMFSRLPVYKTEKDKIIGSVHYKDLLFYKSHKAEMDINKIIRPALFIPKTANIFSAIKTMSKNKRNMAFVIDEYGSTAGLITIDDISTAIFGSIQDEYAKIKTNPLSGMKIVDGTHILIPGSVPIIQLNKILNTDFHSDYNDTIGGLVLETAEYLPKEGEFINIGDIEFKVEKVETSKIIFLIADVSKITAGAQFPKAFQ; encoded by the coding sequence ATGAAATTTGAATTAGCTTTAATGACAATCGAATTTATTGCTCTTCTCCTTTGTGCCTTTTTCTTTTCTGCATCCGAAACGGCAATTACTGCAATAACGAGGGCTGAGTATAAGGCAATAAAAAAAAGCCGGACAAAAAAAAGTAAGACTCTTGCTTTTCTTATTGAAAAAAAAGATGAGATTGTAAGTGCAACCCTGATAGGCACCAATTTTGTAAATACTCTTTCTTCCGCCTTGATAACAGCCTTTGTAATTGATATGTACGGGCAGCAGCATATTCCGGCAGCTACTGCCGTTACAACGGTTCTTATAATTATCTTTGCAGAAATTTTACCAAAAGCTATAGCGGCTTATAATGCTGTTGAAATTACAAAAACATTTTTGATTCCCTTATCGATTGTAAGATTATTTTTTAAACCGATTGTTTTTATTTTTTCGCTCATGTCCAATTTTATTATTAAATCCGTTTCAAAGCGAAGAGAAAATCAAATCTCAGACTTATCAGAAGATTATTTGGAAACGCTTATAAACATAAGTTTAGCTGACGGTACTTTTCAAACGGGAGAACATGAGTTAATTAAAAGAGCTGTAAGACTGCATGAGTTAAAACTGCAAAGTATAATGACAAAAAAAGAAGATATTGTAGGTTTCGATATTAATTCGACTCCCGAAAAGATGATAAGTATTTTCCGTAAAACAATGTTTTCGCGTCTGCCTGTTTACAAGACGGAAAAGGATAAAATAATAGGAAGCGTCCATTATAAGGATCTATTGTTTTATAAAAGTCATAAGGCGGAAATGGATATAAATAAAATTATAAGGCCGGCCTTGTTTATTCCGAAAACTGCAAATATTTTTTCTGCAATAAAAACAATGAGTAAAAATAAAAGAAATATGGCCTTTGTAATAGATGAATACGGCTCGACTGCGGGACTTATCACAATTGACGATATAAGCACTGCTATTTTCGGTTCAATTCAAGATGAATATGCTAAAATAAAAACGAATCCCTTAAGCGGAATGAAGATTGTTGACGGTACTCATATTTTAATTCCGGGATCGGTTCCTATTATTCAGCTAAACAAAATTTTGAATACGGATTTTCATTCGGATTATAATGATACGATAGGCGGCCTCGTACTTGAAACGGCAGAATATCTTCCTAAGGAAGGTGAGTTCATCAACATAGGTGATATTGAATTTAAAGTAGAAAAAGTTGAAACGAGTAAAATTATTTTTCTTATTGCGGACGTTTCTAAGATTACGGCTGGGGCACAATTCCCAAAAGCTTTTCAATAA